In Seriola aureovittata isolate HTS-2021-v1 ecotype China chromosome 17, ASM2101889v1, whole genome shotgun sequence, a genomic segment contains:
- the LOC130185000 gene encoding immunoglobulin lambda-1 light chain-like, producing the protein MLGTLCTLITALTCVSGVTVVTQKPPVVTLKKGEIATMDCNLGTVTLSPARWYKQIPGGVPQFVLAYYHSWWFVNHGAGFFSPKHTSYYENESSYRMIITNVGEGDSAVYYCKTWDGSVNEWVFGRGTKLIVAGSGLSPPVLTVFPPSSAELQSNKATLLCLSSQSVPFAEVTWSVGGCPVSSGISTSTAVHQPDHTFQISSYLDIQTSDWNMEKLYTCKVSLGSQTSEKNINKSACPTEQ; encoded by the exons atgcTGGGGACGCTCTGCACTCTCATCACTGCTCTAACAT GTGTGAGTGGTGTGACGGTGGTGACACAGAAGCCTCCTGTTGTGACGCTGAAGAAAGGAGAGATAGCCACCATGGACTGTAACCTGGGGACTGTTACTCTCAGTCCTGCCCGCTGGTATAAACAGATTCCAGGAGGAGTTCCTCAGTTTGTGCTGGCGTACTATCATAGCTGGTGGTTTGTGAATCACGGTGCTGGTTTCttctctccaaaacacactTCTTATTATGAGAATGAATCAAGTTATCGTATGATCATCACCAATGTGGGGGAGGGAGACTCAGCAGTCTATTACTGTAAAACATGGGATGGCTCTGTTAATGAATG GGTATTCGGACGAGGCACCAAGCTGATTGTGGCAG GCTCcggtctctctcctcctgtcctgaCAGTCTTCCCTCCGTCCAGTGCTGAGCTCCAGTCCAACAAAGccactctgctctgtctgtccagTCAGTCTGTGCCTTTTGCAGAAGTGACCTGGTCGGTTGGTGGGTGTCCAGTGAGCAGTGGGATCTCTACCAGCACCGCTGTTCACCAACCAGACCACACTTTCCAAATCAGCAGCTATCTGGACATCCAGACGTCAGACTGGAACATGGAGAAGCTTTACACATGTAAAGTTTCTTTGGGCtcccagacttcagagaaaaacatcaacaagtCAGCCTGTCCCACTGAACAATAG